In the genome of Notamacropus eugenii isolate mMacEug1 chromosome 7, mMacEug1.pri_v2, whole genome shotgun sequence, the window GTACCTAAAATCCTGCTCTTCTCTTAAccaatgctgaagaaaaagagGAGTCCTCAAACTTTGAGATTTATTCAAATCTGGGGAGCCAGCTCGGGGAGACCTTAGCGAAAAATGGCCAGCTATAACCTTGTAGAAAGATGGATTGGAAGATGTTGAATGACCCAGATTTTGAGGTGGTTTCTAAACATGTGAGTTTTCTACTAGTATATGAAGAACTGGCTTCTTACAGAGCAAGGGAGAGTTGGAATTTGTGCAAATTAGAAAGTTCCTGCTTGTCTCCAAATGATTTTACTTTCCTTCCCGATCTTTTAattctttgggggagggggaaaggaagaaataagaatttatatagaacctactaCAGGCCTACTATGtggagcactgtgctaagtgctttaaaaatattcttgcaTTTGAACCTTTTACCACCTAAATATTCAGGATTTTAAGGATCTCTTCCTCTTGTAGCTCAGGAGCCTTTAATTGAAgttcaagaatttttaaaatatttatgtctATTGATCATTATTTCAAGATAAGTGCTTTCTCTTATAATTTAATGCaacttattaattaattaatttcgtTTAAAGACATTAGTCTAAGAAgggcccataggcttcaccagattaccCAGGAGATCCCCAGCTCTTGAAGCAAGAACTCAACAACCTAGCTACTGGAAATAGAATAAAGGAGTGGTCACACTGGAATTCATATCTTTAGTCTAAACAAGGACCTCtcttggggggagaggaggggcagaGTCGGGAGGTCTTGGGGgctattcattcatttaccaaatatttatgaaataactACACGGTAAATAGGACAGGTAAAGTGTTATCCAAATATATAGTACTAGTAGAAGCAGAGAGCCATCTTAAGTTATGAggggaaaacaatgaaaaatattttccctgCCTTCCAGAAATCTACATGGCAATTGAGAGAAGTACTCATATAACTATAATTTTAGTAGTAGAACATGATTTTATGGATAGATCGAGAGATTTATATGACAtataaggttttcaaagtgctttacaaatatctcatttgatccccaggacaatcttgggaggtaggtgctactattatggccattttatagctgagaaaattgaggcagacaaagggGAAGTGAGGGACTATttgctgtgccacctacctgtttCTATTTATGATCTATAAGAAGGACATAGTACTAAGTTCATAGAAGGGAAACAGTTTTGGAGGTGTGAAGATCAGGGAAGACTTAACAGAATATTTAGTTATGAAGGACTGGTAAAATTGGCAGGAGATACTGGGTTTTCTAAAACTGTAGCTCTCTCTTGCATCTAGATCTATAGCATGCTAGATACGGAATCAGTTCAAATACTGCACAACTATCTTGTGttaattgtgtatgtatgtgtgtgtatgtgtgtgtatatgtatgtgtatgtgtgtgtatgtgtgtgtatgtgtgtgtgtatgtgtgtgtgtgtatatgtatgtgtgtgtgtgtatgtatgtgtgtgtgtgtattttaagatttccaaagcatcttacaaatattatttcctttggtcttcacaataaccctagaggatgatactattattatcttcattttatagttgaggaaactgaggcacttagaggtgaaatgacctgcctagagtcacacagcaagtcagtATCTAAGGATATtttgaagtcaggtctacttgactccaggttcagcatttGATCCTCTGTACTGGTCTTTTAAGCTCTAATAATTGCCACGAGTTAAATGTGATTGACCTCTATTCTTCTGCCTCTACAATGTATGGAGTTAGAATTTTTTATTAAGCAAATTAACTTTCTTGGCTGCCTGTCTAAGATTTGTAATTTGGAAgactaaaaatcaagaaatagactcCAATGAGGGGTTTGGTTTTGCCATGGAGTCTGTGATACAAGGTGCCAATGTTTTGATTTTTACTAGATGCTATCATATAATATGATTAAGCCTTTTGCTAATCTGACCATTGAGACAATGAATAaattatgaaataatattgtgTTTGCAAAGGAATAAAAGTGTTCTCTTCTGCTGTGTAAATAGGTGAATGAATGTCACGGAATGTTATcctataagaaacaacaaatgtgaggaattcagagaaacaacgAAAAATTTATAAAGTAATGTAAAGAGAACCAAGCAGAAACAAGACTAcaagaatataaatgaaaatcaTAGTAAAAAAGCAGCTGAACTCAGATTAATAGTGGCAAACCATTTTGTTCCTGGAGAACCGGGCATTTCTCCACATGGTAGAGGGGCAGGTGATGTGCACAAAACAGTATGGAATTTCAGACTTTGTTGCTGTCCGTCATTTTTATATAAATCTCTTTCCTTTGTGACTAGAATGGATTCGAGGACCAAGTAGTATATTAGGAAATGACTGTTATATTTTGTAAAGCCATCCATAAAAATTAGGAGGGGGGAAAATGATTGGAAGTACCTGACAGAAGCTGCttggtggtgcagtaaatagagttcttggcctggagtcaggaagtctgaaGTTCAAACctagtttcagatacttaccatTTCAGATACTTaatctcagtctgcctcagtttcctcgtatgtTAAGTGGAGATAATGATAGTGATGATAGCTCTTgccttacagagttgttgtaaggataaaattaaataattatctAGAGtgatggcacatagtaagtgctaaatacttatttctttcccttcccttctcttatcttcctttcccttccattaacttcctctcccttctcttctgtacctttatccctccttcccttccctttccttctcttcccctcccctccctttccttcccctcacttgtcttcccttcttttactttcccttcccttctttttccttcctttcccttttcttccctttccttcgtGATAAGTGAATGACAGCCATATGAATAGTATATCATGACTGAATCATGCTCCCAAATAAAGTGCCCTGGTAGCAACAGTGAGGGCTGAAGGGGGGTAGGTGAATAACAACCATGTTCCCAGACGATTGACAGGACTTAGTCAAAAACTTGGCAGGATTTCTTTTGTTGGTGGAAAAATTAAGTTTCTCCAAGTCTCTAGCCCTATTGCTAAACTTTTTCCTAACATTAATGACAAGATGTGTTATCATGAAGAAGTCTGTATCAACTAATTTAATACAAAGGACTTAGATCATGTGATTTCTAAGATttttcaagtcattttattttatagctaGGTGGGGTAAGAGGTTATAGTGACagatatgatagaaaagaaagagaaaaaggaatgacCACAACTGCAAATTAGCAACCAAGGTTTAATTGCATGAAGTCCTCCTTTCCCAAACATCTCTCTTGGCTTTAGGCTCTGTATCCAGAGGCCATTTCAAGGAACAGTGTCACCATAGACAATGATTCAGTCTTGGAAGCAGGACCTCAACTGATGCTTAGTACTCATGAGCTTTCATTGTTTTCTTGATCCATGGTAAGAAGCTGGCGACCCAAGTATAGACACGGGGATTTCTCCCATCTGCATAACCATAGGAAACGATGCCCTGCGCCACCTTATCACACACAAGAGGACCTCCAGAATCCCCCTAAAATACATGGAAGATTGACAGTTATTCAGAGGTCCTCATTCCTCACCCAACAATTCTTTCCATATCCAAAGGAGAAGTAAGGTACTGAGGGACCTCCACCAGATTTGGAGAGACCTGAGACCACCCCGTGTATCTCCCAGTCGTCATGTTGCCCTTCTGAATTTATAAGGAAGTCATTGATGATCTCTCTTACTCTTCTCAAAAGTTATTTCACATGAAATTGCACCAAGGCAACCTCACATTTTTCCCAATGTGTACATTTATACAACTGTGTGCTCAGGGGAAGAATGGAactaaattataataataacaataaagcaACAGCAATACTTGAAGGTTTCCAAAACCCTgtacaaatttctcattttatcctcactctGATCctagaagataggtgctatttttgtcctcttaaatgaggaaactgaggctaggaaatTTCAAGTGACTTTCTCAGTGTCATATCCATTAAGTGTCTGGGGTTGAATTTCTTCTTACTCCAGGGTCTGCGTTCCATCAGCTACACCATTTAACTTCCCAATGACCTTTGGAAACTGGAATATGGGGGATCATCCCATTTCCCAATGAAAATCCTTTTAATATTTCAGATTCTGAGCTTTCTCAACTGACTtcaaaacagttttcaaaatagtACTGACACTGAATTACCTTAAAAGAAGCCTTTTCATCTTTAGGATCTCCAACACACATCTGGGTAGAGTTATTGTAGTTTTTAGGGTATAGTTTCATGCAGTCACGATCCTCTTTCACTTTTAGCTCCACCTCGTGCAGGGTGTCTGGATATTTCCTCTGACGGTTACGCCCCCAGCCAGCCACAGTACAACTCTTCCCACCCCTTACCCTGCGTTTTGTCTTAGGTAAGCGCAAGAGATTCACAGCTTTATTCAGCTTGGCTTTGTTCTTCAGCTgtcatagaaaagaaagagattccAGTTCTCCTCACTCCGCTTCCCAAGAGAGCATACAGAGAGCCAATCTCTAAGTGTGCaagtctcctctttcttcccacttCCCAGTCATCCAGTTCTAGGAACCCACTAGAACCGCACCCTTCTTGGCTGCtaaataaagaaatggagaaagtttGAGGGGGTAGAAAGAAGACTCTAATTAAAAGCCTGAGAGGTTTTTATTTCTGGGGACCCAAAAGCTATAAATCGTGAAGGACACAGTACCTTAAGCAACATAAtgtcattgttgaaggtctgtttGTCATAGAGTTCGTGGGGAATAGCTTTGAGCACAGGAATACGTTGCTGagtcccttctttcttcttaatGTTGTGTGCCCCCAGAGTGATATTTATTGAGCTAAAAGAAGATAAGGGAAAGAGAGTCACAGATGTGAAATTCCTGGAAATTTTCAGAGAGGCATGCAGTCTAGTGATGCCATATTTGCACTCAAAGGATATCAATGTTCATCCCAATTCTACTACTTCCTGACTTTGGTCAAATCAATAAATTTCTCTGGACACcaggttcttcatctgtcaaaggaggagtttggactaggtgaccactgaggttccttccagttctagagaGATGAAACGTGACTCCATGATCCTTGAGTCCCCAGCACAGATTCAGGCAGAGCAAAAGAGACTTGGCTGCTGCCACCACCAAAGTGAAAGAGGTTTAGAGAGGAAAGGACTGAAGTTGCATTACTGGATGTTCTTCCCCTTAGTGGTATCTCTGAGCAGCTTTGGAAGTTCAGTGGCTCTCAGGGTCATGAATGGCCCTAAGAAAAGTTTGGAAGTTGTCAAATTTTGACTGATATGTCACAAGACTGGATGCTACTCCCAGAAGCCCCCACAGAAGAGCTGGAGGCAGATCCAGACTTGCTTTTACTGGGCTTAATCCTCCTTACTCTTGGTTTCTCCTTCCTCAGCAATAAACTTCCTGGTGGTGAGCCTAGACCAAGAGATTAAAGAGTTACCCTTCTAGACCACAAATTTTCAGGCAAAAGAAAAAGCCCAAATGCAAAGAGGTGGATCTAATGGGAATTTCATGCTTTATAGAAAGCTTGTTAGCCAGGAAGTTCATTGATACactggatagagttctgggcctggagtcaggaaaactcgaGTTCAAACTGAACCCtgaatatttactaactgtgaacctggacaagtctgcctcatttttctcggctataaaaatggggataatagcaggaTAATCTACTTTACACAGgactgttttgaggatcaaatgagataatattataaaGTACTTAAATCACAgttcccagcacatagtaggtgctatataaatgcttattctcttccttacCCCACCTCTGCCACCCCCAGTAGGAAAGGTTTCTTTAACAGAAGGATCCTTCCCAATCTTTAGGATAGCACACATAATGGATCACTTATTCAGCCTCCATACAGAGCTGACTGCATCCATAAGTGCCTCATGTCAGGGGTACAGGATGTTGAGAAGTTGCCAGGTTAATTTCTGAAGAGTTCATGAGGTCCCTTTCTGTGAAGGCAATAAGGGTTTGGGTGGGGTAGGGAAAGCATACTTTGTAGGATCTGTCCTGGACACTCTGCTGTCCCTGCAAGGCTGTCAAAGGCAAAGGGTAGAGACCCTAATCTGATGACTCACCTTCCGTAGCAGTGAGCTGCTGTCAGCAAAAAATTCTCTTGAACCAGGAAAGCaccacaaatattttcttttccatttttatctttgtactgcAGATATGCCATGTATGGCCGGGAATGGGGCTTTGTCTCCCGGCCTCCAATGATCTCTCCTATGGAAGAAACTCCATTGTGAGTCTTAGGAGGAGACACTGTTCTTATTTTCCTGGCTTCTCCAGAAAGTTGGAACAAGGAAGACAGATGATCTGGGGCTTGGAGAAGGCTTAGGAAAGGAATGGATGGTAGAATGCCAAGTTCTACAGGAGAAGCTAAGGGACTGAGATCCTGGACTCCTGGGTCCTCTGGCTGTTCTGAGTATTATACTCCAACTCTGGACCTCATCTTTCCTCATTCCCCAAAAAAGCAGAGGTCAAGCCTTTGTTGAGACCAAACTACTTCAAACAACCATAGATTAAAATGACAGGACTAAATTTTTTCAAGCAGACAAAGATTCAAAGACCTTTGGAAAATCCTCTCCCAATATTCCCTACTTTTTATCTGAAGTGAGATCAGCATGACCCCAGGGATGGTCGAAGACTAACACTCCTCAGTAAACTGTTTTGAGGCCAAGGATCTACAGTAAGGCTGGGAGGATTCAGTACTTAGCAGAGGAAGGATAGAAGCTTTTTGGCCAAACTCAAACTCTTTAGGATGGGGAATAGAACTCACCAGCTCTAGCAGCAGCAGACTGAAGGAAGATCAGTAAGAGGGGTAACAGGAAATGCATCTTGCCAGAGAAGGCATCCAAGGCAAGTACTGCTTTTACCCCCAAAGCCCCAGAATTTATAGCCCCtacaaggggaaggagaggaggtgCTCAAGTAACCTCACAGCCCTCCTAGTTAGACCATATATGCCTAAGCACCAGTACACAGTCACAAAACCATTTAAATGACATAGCTCTGTGGCttagaggaaaaggaaattatCAAAGAACCAAGATTTCCACCACAGCCTCACTGAGTCATTGCTAATCATCTTTACCTGCAGGATATAGGGTCCTGGGAGAGGGAGGCAAGGCAGAGTCCTAGGGTTGAAACCCCTTAAAGCACAAGACTGGGTTTCACTCAGCTTGGTGAACTgacagcatttagcacaataagTAACTTATACATAGTATGTTTCTCAGTCCTTTAATGTCATTCATAATCTTAGCCCTCTTACCAAGGCTAACTCTTCCATTTGTACCCTTTACCTTACTGccattttaattttctccaattttctccattttaattaCTCTGGCCATCACACATCctaccttttaaatatatatatgtatgtatgtatgtatgtatgtatgtatgcatgcatgtatgtatgtatgcatgtattctctccaggcactgtgctagacactggggaatacaaagattaaaaattaaacaattcctaccctcaaggaatttaaattctgCCCTCTCTAGCTCTACTTTCAATTTGTTTTCAGTAGTGGATGACTCTTCCTGGTGCCAttagggtttttcttggcaaagatactggagcgatttctttctccagctcattttacagttgaagaaacaaacAGGGTTTAAtaacttgtcaagggtcacacagctagaaagtttctgaggtcagatttgaactcacaaaaatcagtcttcctaattccagacctggcgctctatccactgtgttatctagctgttcttttattttcaaatctaCTCTCTGTTTAGGACTGAAgaatgtttgcaatatttttgaCAGCGTCAGTGAAGgctctggcttttcttctttgttactgatgtttattttttctattaactagtattttttaaaaacttaatgtGTTTCCCCTACGATCCTTTCCCCACTGAGCAAATTTCACAAAGAAAAAGGCTCTTGATATGTAGCTGCAAAGTCCAGTAAAATGAATTTTCACTTTAGGCATGCCTGGAAGTGCatgtctctttctgtattttaaattCATCATCTCTCTATCAGAAGGTAAGTGgtatgtttcatcttcattcttttggactctTGGTTTATCATGTTGATCAAAGTGCTGGagtcttcagttatttttctctataatgttatcATTGTAAAATTGTACTcctgttttcattcattttactctgtatcaattcatgaAGGTCTTCTCAGATTCCCTTgtaattattcattcattatttcttctagcacaataatattcagacattcatatatcacagtttgtttagctatttcatttttttccaccatatatagatccttttctctcttttttttatttctttggccTACTGAGTCCCCTAGATTTCTTTCAtctgatttttcttctctattg includes:
- the LOC140514805 gene encoding granzyme B(G,H)-like — encoded protein: MHFLLPLLLIFLQSAAARAGEIIGGRETKPHSRPYMAYLQYKDKNGKENICGAFLVQENFLLTAAHCYGSSINITLGAHNIKKKEGTQQRIPVLKAIPHELYDKQTFNNDIMLLKLKNKAKLNKAVNLLRLPKTKRRVRGGKSCTVAGWGRNRQRKYPDTLHEVELKVKEDRDCMKLYPKNYNNSTQMCVGDPKDEKASFKGDSGGPLVCDKVAQGIVSYGYADGRNPRVYTWVASFLPWIKKTMKAHEY